One window of Kosakonia cowanii JCM 10956 = DSM 18146 genomic DNA carries:
- a CDS encoding nucleoside recognition domain-containing protein: protein MNIIEIIMSAGRVSVDVALYTLLPIMVVMLIIMKYLEEKGVLDAIVRLTSPALKPFGISGMGIFALIQLNFVSFAAPLAALAIMERRGTSDRHLAATLAMVFAMGQANVFYPLTPFGLHWGAAIGISLIGGLAASSFTYYLAGRRLSSATLRDEEGELAQEKSRAGLIAVINGAGADAIRLSLGSLPMLLLSLTVVGILKAAGVVEALTSLLTPLMSFFHISTVYVLLTLTKCLAGGTAYFGVASEMAQHGQLTAAQINASAGFLVQTLDLPGIGIFLGIASRFVRLFRFALAGAIVGILLRTLLHAMLF, encoded by the coding sequence ATGAATATCATCGAAATCATCATGTCGGCGGGTCGGGTATCCGTAGATGTTGCCCTTTATACCCTGCTGCCGATCATGGTGGTGATGCTCATCATTATGAAGTACCTCGAGGAGAAGGGCGTACTGGACGCGATTGTCCGTCTCACCTCCCCGGCTCTCAAACCTTTTGGTATTAGCGGGATGGGCATTTTTGCCCTTATTCAGCTTAACTTTGTCAGCTTTGCTGCTCCGCTCGCCGCGCTGGCGATTATGGAGCGACGCGGAACCTCCGATCGTCATCTCGCCGCGACGCTGGCCATGGTTTTTGCCATGGGCCAGGCCAATGTCTTCTACCCTCTCACCCCCTTTGGTCTGCACTGGGGCGCAGCGATTGGCATTTCGCTGATTGGCGGGCTGGCGGCTTCGTCGTTTACCTACTACCTTGCCGGGCGCAGGCTCTCCAGCGCCACGCTGCGTGACGAAGAGGGCGAGCTTGCGCAGGAGAAGTCGCGTGCCGGGCTGATTGCGGTGATTAACGGTGCAGGGGCGGATGCGATTCGCTTATCGCTTGGCTCACTGCCGATGCTGCTGCTGTCGCTGACGGTGGTCGGCATATTAAAAGCAGCGGGCGTGGTGGAAGCGCTGACGTCGCTACTGACGCCGCTGATGTCTTTCTTTCACATCTCAACGGTCTACGTGTTGCTTACACTGACCAAATGTCTGGCCGGCGGTACTGCTTACTTTGGTGTTGCATCCGAAATGGCGCAGCACGGCCAACTGACAGCGGCGCAGATTAACGCCTCGGCAGGCTTTCTGGTACAAACCCTCGATCTGCCGGGGATCGGGATTTTTCTCGGTATCGCCAGCCGCTTTGTACGCCTCTTCCGCTTCGCGCTTGCGGGCGCGATTGTGGGTATTCTGCTGCGCACGCTGCTGCACGCGATGCTGTTTTAA
- a CDS encoding winged helix-turn-helix domain-containing protein has translation MESLSVYGYRLGNDHEVEYLPFKKRLINYASPGKADYLRTTMANLLHFLLTHAVGRVVADRTLQTQVWENNGLSCSSQRLWQVMNNLKRKLAAFHLPEDFILRVEGKGYLIPEEKVLQLYCRQTFFAAGEHATHAGVTR, from the coding sequence ATGGAATCACTCTCGGTATATGGCTACCGCCTCGGCAACGATCATGAGGTGGAATATCTGCCGTTTAAAAAACGCCTGATTAACTACGCTTCGCCGGGTAAGGCTGACTATTTACGCACTACCATGGCAAACCTGCTTCACTTTCTGCTGACGCACGCCGTCGGTCGCGTGGTGGCAGACAGAACGCTGCAAACGCAGGTGTGGGAAAACAATGGCCTGAGCTGCTCCAGCCAGCGGCTGTGGCAGGTGATGAATAACCTGAAGCGTAAACTGGCGGCATTTCATCTGCCTGAGGATTTTATTCTGCGCGTCGAGGGTAAAGGCTACCTGATCCCCGAAGAGAAAGTGCTGCAACTCTACTGCCGCCAGACCTTTTTTGCCGCCGGTGAACACGCCACACATGCGGGCGTGACGCGTTAA
- a CDS encoding YoaK family small membrane protein: MRIGIAFPVLVFIVAVAFLTWFIVGGYATPGV, encoded by the coding sequence ATGAGAATTGGTATCGCGTTTCCCGTGCTGGTATTTATTGTCGCCGTGGCATTTCTGACCTGGTTTATTGTGGGCGGCTACGCTACACCGGGCGTTTAA
- a CDS encoding EAL and HDOD domain-containing protein — protein sequence MFSFVARQAIFDANMNTVGYELLFRDSMTNRFPDVTPEYATAQIIVEQFLGAPLGRLKEYSAIFVNFPYELLVQGMAETLPKDRVIVEILETAEPTPLLLESIKKLSAQGFRIALDDFALGDVWNDFLPFIHIIKFDVRNNTPEEIGGYIKGKAHLLHDTLFLAEKVETQQEYECYKNLGCTLFQGHFFSRPVIHAANKLIQNQAITLRLMKEVNADKPDFARIEALLKQDLALSFKLMRYAQNIVFNARGIKNVRSQSLKDIIFYLGANELRRFVLVSCLTSVNKEEIGEIYQQSLIRAKFCELASSHSITRHSADDAFIVGLFSQLDSIFEMPMADLIGQIDISDNVMMALKAQKGPLYPYLRLIELYENHQWEEVSALGHRLGFHRGTVAELVKTATEWTQAIPSTRR from the coding sequence ATGTTCTCTTTTGTCGCCCGCCAGGCGATTTTTGATGCAAATATGAACACAGTCGGCTACGAGTTGCTGTTCAGGGACAGTATGACCAACCGGTTTCCTGACGTCACACCGGAGTACGCCACTGCGCAAATTATTGTTGAACAGTTTCTTGGCGCACCGCTGGGGCGGTTAAAAGAGTACAGTGCGATTTTCGTCAACTTCCCCTATGAACTGCTGGTACAGGGAATGGCGGAAACGCTGCCGAAAGATCGGGTGATCGTTGAGATCCTCGAAACCGCCGAGCCCACGCCGCTGCTGCTTGAAAGCATCAAAAAACTCTCCGCGCAGGGTTTTCGCATTGCGCTGGATGATTTTGCGCTCGGTGATGTATGGAACGACTTCCTGCCCTTTATTCACATTATTAAATTCGACGTGCGCAATAATACGCCGGAAGAGATCGGCGGTTATATCAAGGGCAAAGCACATTTACTGCATGACACGCTGTTTCTCGCTGAAAAGGTGGAGACCCAGCAGGAGTATGAGTGCTACAAAAACCTCGGCTGCACCCTTTTTCAGGGCCACTTCTTCAGCCGCCCGGTGATCCATGCGGCGAATAAACTGATCCAGAACCAGGCAATCACCCTCAGGCTAATGAAAGAGGTGAATGCTGATAAGCCCGATTTTGCCCGCATTGAGGCGCTGTTAAAACAGGATCTCGCCCTCTCCTTCAAGCTGATGCGCTATGCGCAAAATATTGTCTTTAACGCGCGCGGAATTAAAAACGTCCGCAGCCAGTCGTTAAAAGATATTATTTTTTATCTCGGTGCCAATGAGCTGCGCCGCTTCGTGCTGGTCTCCTGCCTGACCTCGGTAAATAAAGAGGAGATTGGCGAGATCTATCAGCAGAGCCTGATCCGTGCCAAATTCTGCGAGCTTGCCTCGTCACACTCTATTACGCGCCACTCGGCGGATGATGCCTTTATCGTCGGTCTTTTTTCGCAACTCGACAGCATTTTTGAAATGCCGATGGCCGATCTGATTGGCCAGATTGATATTTCCGACAATGTGATGATGGCGCTGAAAGCGCAAAAAGGGCCGCTCTATCCCTATTTGCGCCTGATTGAGCTTTATGAAAACCATCAGTGGGAAGAGGTGAGCGCGCTGGGCCATCGCCTCGGTTTTCATCGCGGCACGGTGGCGGAGCTGGTCAAAACCGCAACCGAATGGACGCAGGCAATCCCCTCAACCCGCCGCTAA
- a CDS encoding NADH:flavin oxidoreductase/NADH oxidase, translating into MSKLFSEVTLGRVTLDNRIVIAPMCQYSADEGKATAWHRIHLGNLALSGAGLLIIEATAVEPEGRISPEDLGLWDDATEEALRVVLDDIRRYSPIKIGIQLGHAGRKASTSAPWLGGKQLSLDEGGWQTLSASAQAYDETERPPHAMSKADLARVKQRFVDSALRAVELGIEVIEIHAAHGYLLHQFLSPLSNERDDEYGGSLENRLRYTVEVFRAVREAVPSSVVVGLRLSATDWVEGGWDIEQSAALTAQIEAVGGDYVHVSSGGLSPLQQISVKAGYQVPFAKALRERTKMPVIAVGLITEAEQAEAVLQQGEADLVALARGMLYDPRWPWHAAAKLGGAVNIAPQYQRAEPHGVKGTVK; encoded by the coding sequence ATGAGCAAATTATTTTCAGAAGTGACGCTTGGGCGTGTGACGCTCGATAACCGTATTGTGATCGCACCGATGTGTCAGTATTCGGCTGACGAAGGTAAAGCGACCGCCTGGCATCGCATTCATCTCGGCAACCTGGCGCTCTCGGGAGCCGGTCTGCTGATTATTGAAGCGACCGCCGTTGAGCCGGAAGGGCGCATTTCGCCTGAGGATCTCGGGTTGTGGGACGATGCCACCGAAGAGGCGCTGCGCGTGGTGCTGGACGATATTCGCCGCTATTCACCGATCAAAATCGGTATCCAGCTCGGTCACGCCGGGCGTAAAGCCTCTACCAGCGCGCCGTGGCTGGGCGGTAAGCAGCTTTCGCTGGACGAGGGCGGGTGGCAGACACTCTCCGCGTCTGCGCAGGCATATGACGAAACAGAACGCCCACCGCACGCGATGAGCAAAGCGGATCTGGCGCGCGTAAAGCAGCGTTTCGTCGACAGCGCGCTGCGCGCGGTGGAGCTTGGCATTGAGGTGATCGAGATCCATGCGGCGCATGGCTATTTGCTGCATCAATTCCTCTCTCCGCTCTCTAATGAACGCGACGATGAATATGGCGGCAGCCTTGAAAACCGCCTGCGTTACACCGTGGAAGTGTTCCGCGCGGTGCGCGAAGCGGTCCCGTCTTCCGTTGTGGTCGGGCTCCGCCTGTCGGCTACCGACTGGGTGGAGGGGGGCTGGGATATCGAGCAATCCGCAGCGCTCACCGCGCAGATTGAAGCGGTCGGCGGCGACTATGTGCACGTCTCCAGCGGCGGACTCTCTCCGTTACAGCAGATCAGCGTAAAAGCGGGTTACCAGGTGCCGTTTGCCAAAGCGCTGCGCGAGAGGACAAAGATGCCGGTTATTGCCGTAGGGCTGATCACCGAAGCAGAGCAGGCGGAAGCGGTTCTGCAACAAGGCGAGGCGGATCTGGTGGCGCTGGCACGCGGCATGCTTTATGACCCGCGCTGGCCGTGGCACGCAGCCGCAAAACTGGGTGGTGCCGTTAATATTGCGCCGCAGTATCAGCGCGCGGAGCCGCACGGTGTGAAAGGTACGGTGAAATAG